A genomic window from Merismopedia glauca CCAP 1448/3 includes:
- the gatA gene encoding Asp-tRNA(Asn)/Glu-tRNA(Gln) amidotransferase subunit GatA — protein MASIRELHQQLVNKERSAVEITQAALNRIQALEPQLRSFLSVTADLALAQAQAVDAKIAANEEIGLLAGIPLGVKDNMCTKGIRTTCGSKILENFVPPYESTVTQKLAEAGAITVGKTNLDEFAMGSSTENSAYQVTANPWDLSRVPGGSSGGSAAAVAADECVVALGSDTGGSIRQPASFCGVVGLKPTYGLVSRFGLVAYGSSLDQIGPFGRSVEDTAILMGAIAGYDPKDSTSLQVSIPDYTQSLKTELKGLKIGVITETFGEGLDTEVAEAVNKAIETLRDLGAEIQEISCPRFGYGLPAYYIIAPSEASANLARYDGVKYGLRADNAENLMDMYTRTRASGFGAEVKRRIMVGTYALSAGYYDAYYLKAQKVRTLIKQDFETAFTKVDVLLSPTAPTTAFKAGEKTADPLSMYLSDLMTISVNLAGLPGLSIPCGFDRQNLPIGLQLIGKVLREDQLFHVGYAYEQATTWKERSPQL, from the coding sequence ATGGCATCGATCCGCGAGTTACATCAGCAACTAGTCAACAAAGAACGTTCGGCAGTGGAGATAACCCAAGCTGCATTAAACCGGATTCAGGCTCTAGAGCCTCAATTACGCAGTTTTTTGTCTGTGACAGCAGATCTGGCGTTAGCTCAAGCTCAAGCTGTAGATGCCAAAATTGCCGCCAATGAGGAAATCGGCTTGTTAGCTGGCATTCCCTTGGGTGTGAAAGATAATATGTGTACCAAGGGGATTCGCACGACTTGCGGATCTAAAATTTTAGAGAACTTTGTCCCTCCTTATGAATCGACAGTTACCCAGAAGCTAGCAGAAGCTGGAGCCATTACGGTGGGGAAAACGAACTTAGATGAGTTTGCGATGGGAAGTTCCACGGAAAACTCCGCTTATCAAGTCACGGCTAATCCTTGGGATTTGTCGCGAGTTCCTGGAGGTTCTTCGGGGGGTTCTGCTGCTGCTGTCGCTGCTGATGAGTGCGTGGTAGCTTTAGGTTCGGATACGGGTGGTTCGATTCGTCAACCAGCTTCTTTCTGCGGAGTGGTAGGGTTAAAACCGACTTACGGACTAGTATCTCGGTTTGGTTTGGTAGCTTATGGCTCCTCTTTAGACCAAATTGGACCATTTGGACGAAGCGTAGAAGATACAGCCATTTTAATGGGAGCGATCGCTGGTTACGATCCGAAAGATTCTACTAGTTTGCAAGTTTCCATCCCAGATTACACTCAATCTCTGAAAACAGAGTTAAAAGGGTTGAAAATAGGAGTAATCACCGAAACGTTTGGGGAAGGTTTAGATACCGAAGTAGCAGAAGCCGTAAATAAAGCAATTGAAACCTTACGGGATTTAGGTGCAGAAATTCAAGAGATATCTTGTCCCAGATTTGGATATGGATTACCCGCCTATTATATTATCGCGCCTTCGGAAGCTTCCGCTAATTTAGCCCGTTATGATGGCGTTAAATACGGTTTACGGGCAGATAATGCTGAAAACCTCATGGATATGTATACTCGCACCCGCGCTAGTGGGTTTGGTGCAGAAGTCAAACGGCGGATTATGGTAGGAACTTATGCCCTATCTGCTGGTTATTATGATGCTTATTACCTCAAAGCGCAAAAAGTCCGCACTTTGATTAAACAAGACTTTGAAACCGCTTTTACCAAGGTTGATGTTTTACTTTCTCCAACGGCACCAACTACAGCATTTAAAGCTGGTGAGAAGACAGCAGATCCTTTAAGTATGTATTTGTCAGATTTGATGACAATTTCGGTGAATCTAGCTGGCTTACCTGGTTTAAGCATTCCCTGTGGGTTCGATCGCCAAAACTTACCCATCGGTTTACAGCTAATCGGAAAAGTGCTGCGGGAAGACCAACTATTTCACGTCGGTTATGCTTACGAACAAGCTACCACTTGGAAAGAGCGATCGCCTCAGCTTTAA
- a CDS encoding replicative DNA helicase, giving the protein MAEELNWQAFGDAARLPPQNIDAEEAILGGILLDPEAINRVVETLKPEVFYIKAHRDIYEATVGLHNQHKPTDLMNVAAWLRDRELLEKIGGIAKLAQLVERTVSAVNIDALAALVIDKYVRRQLIKAGNDIVQLGYQATEPLENVLDSSEQKIFQLTQTRPQEGLIAVSDTLIHTFQEIETRNQEVSLPGVTCNFYDLDAMTGGFQPSDLIIVAGRPSMGKTSFAINVARNIAELHKLPVAIFSLEMSNEQLVQRMLSTEAGVESNRLRAGRLSQNEWPLLSRAIGVLSELPLYIDDTANMTVMQMRSLSRRLQTEKGGKLGLIMLDYIQLMEGSGDNRVQELSKITRSLKGLARELNCPIIALSQLSRGVEARNNKRPMMSDLRESGCLSGDTLISLADTEVEVPIRDLVGKSGFTVWALNEANNKIEKGVVTNAFSTGVKPVFCLKTSLGRSIRATGNHKFLARDGWKRLDELKVGDRLALPRYLPSSSTQTMSDPELALLGHLLGDGCTLPRHSIQYTTREEDLANLVLSIECQEKIGVNYAPVFPQNVSQEPAIRIGEFIQSQKLLELSTNDIYWDKIVSITPDGETEVYDLTISKYHNFVANHIFTHNSIEQDADLVVMLYRDEYYNQDTPDRGVTEVIITKHRNGPTGTVKLLFDPQFTRFRNLAQGQR; this is encoded by the coding sequence ATGGCTGAAGAATTGAACTGGCAAGCTTTTGGTGACGCTGCTCGGCTTCCTCCTCAAAACATAGATGCAGAAGAAGCTATTTTGGGAGGTATCCTACTCGATCCAGAAGCGATCAACCGAGTGGTCGAAACTCTCAAACCAGAAGTATTTTACATTAAGGCTCACCGCGATATATATGAAGCTACTGTAGGGCTACATAATCAACATAAACCTACAGATTTGATGAATGTAGCCGCTTGGCTGCGGGATCGCGAGTTATTAGAGAAGATAGGTGGTATAGCTAAATTAGCTCAATTGGTAGAAAGAACCGTTAGTGCTGTTAATATTGATGCTTTGGCTGCATTAGTAATTGATAAGTACGTTCGCCGCCAACTGATTAAAGCAGGGAATGATATTGTTCAATTAGGTTACCAAGCGACAGAACCTTTAGAAAACGTTCTTGACTCTTCAGAACAGAAAATCTTTCAACTAACGCAAACTCGCCCCCAGGAAGGCTTAATCGCCGTTAGCGATACTTTAATTCACACCTTTCAAGAGATTGAAACCCGCAACCAAGAGGTTTCTTTACCAGGTGTCACTTGCAATTTTTACGATCTAGATGCTATGACTGGTGGTTTCCAGCCTTCAGATTTAATAATTGTGGCTGGTAGACCTTCAATGGGGAAAACCTCTTTTGCCATTAATGTGGCGCGTAATATTGCTGAATTACACAAATTACCAGTGGCTATTTTTAGCCTAGAAATGTCGAATGAACAACTGGTACAAAGGATGTTATCTACAGAAGCGGGGGTAGAAAGTAATCGCTTGCGGGCAGGAAGACTCTCACAAAACGAATGGCCCCTGCTGAGTCGAGCCATCGGGGTGCTATCAGAATTGCCCCTGTATATTGATGATACTGCTAATATGACCGTGATGCAGATGCGATCGCTCTCCCGTCGCCTGCAAACTGAAAAAGGCGGGAAGTTGGGGCTGATTATGCTCGATTATATCCAATTAATGGAAGGGTCTGGAGATAATCGAGTCCAAGAGTTATCTAAAATTACTCGTTCTCTCAAAGGATTAGCTAGAGAACTAAATTGTCCAATTATCGCTCTATCGCAGTTGAGTCGGGGTGTAGAAGCTCGGAATAATAAGCGCCCGATGATGTCAGATTTGCGAGAATCGGGTTGTTTGAGTGGCGATACCCTCATCTCTCTAGCTGATACTGAAGTAGAAGTACCGATTCGGGATTTAGTCGGAAAGTCGGGTTTTACGGTTTGGGCACTTAATGAAGCTAATAATAAGATCGAAAAAGGTGTCGTTACTAACGCTTTTTCTACTGGCGTAAAACCAGTATTTTGCCTTAAAACTAGTTTAGGACGCAGTATTAGAGCAACTGGAAATCACAAGTTTTTGGCTAGGGATGGTTGGAAGCGATTAGATGAACTTAAAGTGGGCGATCGCCTTGCATTACCTCGATATCTACCCAGTTCCTCTACCCAAACCATGAGCGATCCTGAACTGGCTTTACTGGGGCATTTGCTAGGGGATGGATGCACTTTGCCTCGTCACTCTATTCAATATACCACCAGAGAAGAAGATTTAGCTAATCTCGTTTTATCAATAGAGTGTCAAGAAAAAATAGGTGTAAATTATGCCCCTGTTTTCCCACAAAATGTTAGCCAAGAACCAGCCATAAGGATAGGTGAATTCATCCAATCTCAAAAGCTTTTAGAGTTATCTACCAACGATATTTATTGGGATAAAATTGTTTCTATTACCCCAGATGGAGAAACTGAAGTTTATGATTTAACCATCTCAAAATATCACAATTTTGTTGCCAACCACATATTTACTCATAATAGTATTGAACAAGATGCAGATCTAGTTGTTATGCTATATCGCGATGAATATTATAATCAGGATACACCAGATCGAGGAGTTACAGAAGTAATTATTACTAAACATCGTAATGGTCCTACAGGGACGGTTAAACTACTTTTCGATCCTCAATTTACTCGGTTCCGAAATTTGGCACAAGGTCAAAGATAA